A genomic window from Phoenix dactylifera cultivar Barhee BC4 chromosome 7, palm_55x_up_171113_PBpolish2nd_filt_p, whole genome shotgun sequence includes:
- the LOC103707802 gene encoding uncharacterized protein LOC103707802, translated as MEEQQRGREWEKEGEGRAAAQPPHISEMKPVTHEAYGGGLYGTDDKGEAERKPEGLRASETQSADGPPDPVPAPKHKPPPSTGDRDVDITGQAYIQ; from the coding sequence ATGGAGGAACAGCAAAGAGGCAGGGAATGGGAGAAGGAAGGCGAGGGGAGGGCCGCTGCCCAACCGCCGCACATCTCCGAGATGAAGCCCGTCACCCATGAGGCCTACGGCGGAGGGCTTTACGGCACCGACGACAAGGGGGAGGCGGAGAGGAAGCCGGAGGGTCTGCGGGCCAGCGAGACACAGAGTGCGGATGGGCCGCCGGACCCTGTTCCCGCGCCCAAGCACAAGCCCCCACCGTCCACCGGCGACCGCGACGTGGATATCACCGGCCAGGCTTATATCCAGTAG
- the LOC103707782 gene encoding probable phospholipid hydroperoxide glutathione peroxidase, whose protein sequence is MAAEKPNSIYDITVKDMSGSDVSLSTYSGKVLLIVNVASKCGLTHSNYKEMNVLYEKYKDKGFEILAFPCNQFAGQEPGSNEEIQEVACTRFKAEFPIFDKIEVNGKNAAPLYKFLKSQKGGLFGDGIKWNFSKFLVAKDGKVMERYAPTTSPLKIEKDIKKLLEA, encoded by the exons atggcagCAGAAAAGCCCAACTCCATCTATGACATCACAGTCAAg GATATGAGCGGCAGTGATGTGAGCCTGAGTACTTACAGTGGGAAGGTTCTTCTTATAGTCAATGTTGCTTCTAAATG TGGATTAACTCACTCCAACTACAAggagatgaatgttttgtatgagAAGTACAAAGATAAAG GTTTCGAGATACTGGCATTTCCATGCAACCAGTTTGCCGGTCAGGAACCTGGAAGCAATGAAGAAATTCAGGAGGTTGCATGCACCAGGTTCAAAGCCGAGTTCCCCATTTTCGATAAG ATTGAAGTGAATGGAAAGAATGCTGCACCCCTGtacaaatttttaaaatcccagAAAGGTGGTCTTTTTGGGGATGGCATCAAATGGAACTTCAGCAAGTTTCTTGTTGCCAAAGATGGCAAGGTCATGGAGCGATACGCACCGACCACTTCACCCTTAAAAATAGAG AAGGACATCAAGAAGCTCTTGGAAGCTTGA
- the LOC103707781 gene encoding uncharacterized protein LOC103707781: MASYPCEPETPVSISNPNTSVFPAAVEEEEEILFEGRVRREEAWPRKSGEVMLEGYVEAADGGGEEGYGRTRNLTDDDLEDLKGCLDLGFGFSYEEIPELCNTLPALELCYSMSHRFLDEHLQQQQHGSPDGSGDAVEQCAAMSSPPIANWRISSPGDQPEDVKARLKYWAQTVACTVRLCS, encoded by the exons atggcgaGCTACCCCTGTGAACCAGAGACCCCTGTTTCGATCTCAAACCCTAACACTAGCGTCTTCCCGGcggcggtggaggaggaggaggagatcttGTTTGAGGGGAGggtgaggagggaggaggcgtgGCCGAGGAAGAGCGGTGAGGTGATGCTGGAGGGATACGTGGAGGCGGCGGACGGCGGCGGGGAGGAGGGGTACGGAAGGACCAGGAACCTGACGGACGATGACCTGGAGGACCTCAAGGGGTGCCTCGACTTGGGGTTTGGGTTCAGCTACGAGGAGATCCCCGAGCTTTGTAACACCCTTCCGGCCCTCGAGCTCTGCTACTCCATGAGCCACCGGTTCCTCGACGAGCacctgcagcagcagcagcacggATCGCCGGATGGATCCGGGGATGCCGTGGAGCAGTGCGCCGCGATGAGCTCGCCTCCCATCGCCAATTGGAGAATCTCCAGCCCTG GTGACCAGCCTGAAGATGTTAAAGCAAGGCTGAAGTATTGGGCCCAAACAGTGGCATGCACTGTTAGATTATGCAGCTGA